A window from Flavobacterium sp. 83 encodes these proteins:
- a CDS encoding phosphatidylserine decarboxylase family protein gives MFHKEGTPSILLGTFFTAVVVLLSDKFIDTYWLKMLIQLSALLLLIIILQFFRNPKRTAILNDNVILAPVDGKVVVIEEVYEGEYFKDKRLQISIFMSPINVHVTRYGLSGIVKFSKYHPGKFLVAWHPKASEENERTTVVIENKTFGAVLYRQIAGALARRIVNYAEEGMQVIQGTDAGFIKFGSRVDIFLPLGTPINVVLNQKAIGGKTIIATKG, from the coding sequence ATGTTTCATAAAGAAGGAACCCCATCAATTTTATTAGGCACTTTTTTTACAGCCGTTGTCGTTTTATTGTCTGATAAATTTATTGACACCTATTGGCTTAAAATGTTAATTCAATTAAGTGCCCTTTTACTTTTAATTATTATTTTACAGTTCTTTAGAAATCCAAAGAGAACTGCAATCCTTAATGACAATGTAATATTAGCTCCTGTTGATGGAAAAGTAGTTGTTATTGAAGAAGTATACGAAGGAGAATATTTCAAAGACAAACGTTTGCAAATTTCAATTTTCATGTCACCTATAAACGTGCATGTTACTCGTTATGGACTAAGTGGAATTGTAAAATTCAGCAAATACCACCCTGGGAAATTTTTAGTAGCTTGGCATCCAAAAGCGAGTGAGGAAAATGAAAGAACTACAGTAGTTATTGAAAATAAAACATTCGGTGCCGTTCTATACCGTCAAATCGCAGGTGCGTTAGCCCGTCGAATTGTCAATTATGCCGAAGAAGGAATGCAGGTTATCCAGGGAACTGATGCGGGTTTTATCAAATTTGGTTCAAGAGTAGATATATTTTTACCTTTAGGAACACCTATCAATGTGGTGCTTAACCAAAAAGCAATTGGAGGAAAAACTATTATTGCTACTAAAGGATAA
- a CDS encoding superoxide dismutase produces MKKLLLLISSSLLLTLLLSCNNKKLTEVVEVPLPTVQEKITVGVPDDVKAIEGSFQLEKLPYSYDALAPNISAISLEMHYSKHYLTYTNNLNKAVAGTPLENLTIEEVLAKLDINDANTRNNAGGYYNHTLYWQIMAPKAGGVPTDILAEAITTDFGSFENFVTLFKDEATKQFGSGWVWLVVDRTGKLQVTSTQNQDNPLMKNALVPGTPILALDVWEHAYYLDYQYKRKNYIDAFFNVINWKKVAENYDNALIKK; encoded by the coding sequence ATGAAAAAGTTACTCTTATTAATTTCTAGTTCTTTGCTCCTTACACTATTATTATCTTGTAATAACAAAAAACTTACTGAAGTTGTTGAAGTTCCATTACCTACAGTTCAAGAAAAAATTACTGTTGGAGTTCCTGATGATGTTAAGGCAATTGAAGGCTCTTTTCAATTAGAAAAATTACCATACTCCTACGATGCATTAGCTCCAAATATTTCAGCAATATCGTTAGAAATGCATTATTCGAAGCATTACCTAACATACACTAATAATTTAAACAAAGCGGTAGCAGGCACACCATTAGAAAACCTAACGATTGAAGAAGTATTAGCAAAATTAGACATAAACGATGCCAATACCAGAAACAATGCCGGTGGTTATTACAATCATACTCTATATTGGCAAATTATGGCTCCTAAAGCAGGTGGAGTGCCAACAGATATTTTAGCCGAAGCTATTACAACCGATTTTGGTTCATTTGAAAATTTTGTAACTTTATTTAAAGATGAAGCTACAAAACAATTTGGTTCCGGTTGGGTATGGCTTGTGGTTGACAGAACTGGAAAACTCCAAGTAACCAGTACTCAAAATCAAGATAATCCTTTGATGAAAAATGCACTTGTTCCAGGAACACCAATCCTAGCTTTAGATGTTTGGGAACATGCGTATTATTTGGATTACCAATACAAAAGAAAAAATTATATTGATGCTTTTTTTAACGTAATCAATTGGAAAAAAGTGGCTGAAAATTACGACAATGCCTTAATTAAGAAATAA
- a CDS encoding acyl-CoA-binding protein, translating to MIEKDLETRFKEAVEIASEMTQASLPQDVQLRLYAYYKQATIGTLDLKQTSNYHLRDAFKTNAWMQISHITADEAKEQYIAIINSILKK from the coding sequence ATGATTGAAAAAGATTTAGAAACGCGATTTAAAGAAGCTGTTGAAATAGCATCTGAAATGACTCAAGCATCTTTACCACAGGATGTACAATTGCGTTTATATGCTTACTACAAACAAGCTACAATAGGAACTTTGGATTTAAAGCAAACTTCTAATTACCATTTAAGAGATGCTTTTAAAACAAATGCCTGGATGCAAATTAGCCATATTACTGCTGATGAAGCTAAAGAGCAGTATATTGCAATCATAAATTCTATTTTGAAAAAATAA
- a CDS encoding phosphatidate cytidylyltransferase has translation MNETLKRGISGAIYIILLLASILYSTESFFILFGVFLIITVYEFCNLIQINKIFPILFGTILYSAVTLLSHYNKITTDTINQLFNTDFELAINIQQLDIVLLVIALVVSIKCILFLFYDNIQKISTSSKYLYLLGYIILPFVFITKISFGINDYNPKIIIGLFILIWTNDTFAYIVGKSIGRTKLFEKISPKKTIEGFLGGIVFAVLAGYLISKYYIRANPQFSERSILIWTSIAVIVGIVGTIGDLIESKFKRIAGVKDSGSIMPGHGGILDRLDSVIFVAPIIFLFYQILNYVS, from the coding sequence ATGAATGAAACTCTAAAACGAGGTATATCAGGAGCCATTTATATTATATTACTACTCGCTTCTATTTTATATTCAACGGAAAGCTTTTTTATTTTATTTGGAGTATTTCTTATCATTACTGTTTATGAATTTTGCAATTTAATTCAAATAAATAAAATATTCCCAATACTTTTCGGAACGATTTTATACAGTGCAGTAACTTTACTAAGTCATTACAATAAAATTACTACAGACACGATCAATCAGTTATTCAATACTGATTTTGAACTCGCAATAAACATTCAACAATTAGATATTGTTTTATTAGTTATAGCATTAGTAGTATCCATAAAATGTATTCTTTTCTTATTTTATGACAATATCCAAAAAATCAGTACTTCATCAAAATACTTGTACTTACTCGGATATATAATACTTCCATTTGTATTTATCACCAAAATTTCTTTTGGAATAAATGATTATAATCCTAAAATTATAATTGGGTTATTTATCTTAATATGGACTAACGATACCTTTGCCTATATTGTTGGAAAATCTATAGGCCGAACTAAATTATTCGAAAAAATATCACCTAAAAAAACAATTGAAGGATTCCTAGGCGGAATCGTTTTTGCAGTCCTAGCTGGTTATTTAATTTCAAAATATTATATTAGAGCCAATCCGCAGTTTAGCGAAAGATCCATCTTAATTTGGACCTCAATTGCCGTTATTGTTGGTATTGTAGGCACAATTGGAGATTTAATTGAATCCAAATTCAAACGCATTGCTGGTGTAAAAGACAGCGGAAGTATTATGCCTGGTCACGGAGGCATTCTAGATCGATTAGATAGTGTTATATTTGTAGCACCAATTATATTTTTATTTTACCAAATCTTAAACTATGTTTCATAA
- a CDS encoding lactate utilization protein B/C, producing the protein MSLFRKFFGANNPASEEDKESEFSKSFADKAISIDEQFIYNFKKNGGKFLYCENSEEVKEQFENILEENDWFESEVLCYEPNLYGILDDNKLSYDKPKNPKFLLATCENLIAEEGSVLFSSKQIKQNKPNELPANIIILANTSQILAAKSDGLSAIKKKYERDYPTNITTIKYFEKAKEEDFTQYGSSAKNLYLLLLEDL; encoded by the coding sequence ATGAGTCTTTTTAGAAAATTTTTTGGTGCTAATAATCCAGCTTCTGAGGAAGATAAAGAAAGTGAATTTAGCAAATCCTTTGCTGATAAAGCTATCTCTATAGATGAACAATTTATCTATAATTTTAAAAAAAATGGTGGTAAATTTTTATACTGTGAAAATTCAGAAGAAGTTAAAGAACAATTTGAAAACATACTCGAAGAAAACGACTGGTTTGAAAGTGAAGTTTTATGCTATGAGCCTAATCTTTATGGGATATTAGATGATAATAAACTTTCTTATGACAAGCCTAAAAACCCCAAATTCTTGCTCGCAACTTGCGAAAATTTAATTGCTGAAGAAGGATCTGTTTTATTCTCATCGAAACAAATCAAACAAAACAAACCAAACGAATTGCCTGCCAATATTATAATTTTGGCAAATACAAGTCAAATTCTTGCTGCAAAAAGTGATGGTCTTAGTGCCATAAAAAAGAAATACGAAAGAGATTATCCAACTAACATAACTACAATAAAATATTTCGAAAAAGCAAAAGAAGAAGATTTTACACAATACGGAAGTTCAGCAAAAAATCTTTATTTATTGCTTTTAGAAGACCTTTAA